The nucleotide sequence ACCTGCCGTTCATGGAGGCGCCTTCGGCGGAGGCCCCTGCTCGGGCTCCGACCCGCTGCCCCAACTGCGGCCTCACGTGGTCCGACTTCAAGCGGCTGGGGCAGCTCGGCTGCAGCCAGTGCTACGACACGTTCCAACGGGAGCTCGGCCCGGTACTGCGGCGCCTGCACGGCGCCACCGAGCACGCGGGCAAGCGACCGGGCCAGCACGGCGAGTCGGTCCGGCGCCGGCAGCTGGAGCGGCTGCGGGAAGAGCTGAGAGAGGCCATCGCCTCCGAACAGTATGAGCGGGCGGCGACGCTGAGGGACCAGATCCGGCAGATCGAGAAGGAGAGCAAGCAGCCGTGAGCTTCGACGAGATGATCCGCCGCCACGTGCGCGGCTGGATGGTGGGTCAGGGGCCGGACTCCGACGTGGTGCTCGGCACGCGGGTGCGCCTGGCGCGCAACCTCAAGGACATCCCGTTTCCCGGAGTGGCGACCCAGGAGCAGCTTCATGAAGTGGTGAAGCGGGTCCGCCCGGCCATCGAGTCGCTGGACGCCCGGTGGGGCGGGCCGTTGAAGTTCACCCGGATGGGAGACGTGCCGGATCTCACGCGCCAGCTGCTGGTCGAGCGGCATCTCATCAGCCCGGCGCACACGCAGCAGGTGCGGGAGAAGGCGTTCGCCGTGCGGGACGACGAGGCCGCCAGCATCATGGTCAACGAGGAGGATCACCTCCGCATCCAGGCGCTGTTTGCCGGGTTCCAGCTGGAGGAAGCCCTCAACCTCGCCGACCGGGTGGACGACGGGCTTTCGGAGCGCCTGGAGTACGCCTTCTCGGAGCGGGTAGGCTATTTGACGGCCTGGCCCACCAACGTGGGGACCGGTTTGCGGGCGTCGGTGATGCTCCACCTGCCGGCGCTGGCCATGGCCGGGCAGCTGCAGCACGTGCTGTCGGCGGTGGCCCGCTTCGGGGTGGCCGTCCGGGGGCTGTACGGGGAAGGGACGGAGTCGGTCGGCAACATCTTCCAGATCTCCAACCAGGTGAGCCTGGGCCGCAGCGAGGACGAGATCCTCAAGCACCTGGCCAACCTGGCGCACGAGGTGGTCGGTCACGAGCGGACGGCGCGCCAGCGCCTGATGTCGGACCGGCGCGCCCTGGAGGATCGCATCTGGCGCTCGTACGGGGTGCTGCGGTATTCTCGGGCCATCAGCTCGCAGGAGGCCATGCAGCGACTCTCCGATGTGCGCCTCGGCATCGACCTCGGCATCATCGAGGGGCTGGACCAGCGTATCCTGACCGAGCTCTTGGTGGTGATCCGGCCGGCGCACTTGCAGAGCTTCATGGGCCGGGAATTGACGCCCGCGGAGCGGGACGTCCACCGGGCTGCTTTGATTCGTGAACGCATCCGCCTGCCGAACGAACGGCTGGCCCAGGGGCCGTAGGGCGAGCCGGAGCGGCAGGTGTAGGGCTTGAAGGGAGTGTGACATCGGCCATGTTCGGGCGCTTTACGGAACGAGCCCAGCGGGTCGTCGTGCTCTCTCAAGAAGAGGCGCGCCGGCTCGGGCACAACGTGGTGGGCACCGAGCACATCTTGCTGGGGCTCATCGCCGAAGGCGAAGGCGTGGCGGCCCGTGCGCTGCAGAGCATGGGGATCAGCCTCGAGCGCGTGCGGGCCGAAGTGGAAAAGGTGATCGGGCGCGGCGAAGGGACGACCACCGGCCAGATCGGCTTCACCCCGCGCGCCAAGCGGGTGCTGGAGCTGGCCTTCGACGAGGCGCGCCAGCTGGGGCACACCTACATCGGCACGGAGCACATCCTCCTCGGCCTGATCCGCGAGGGCGAGGGTGTCGCCGCACAGGTGCTGCGCAACATGGGAGCCGACCTCGACAAGGTGCGCCGCACCGTCGTGGAGCTGCTCGGCGGCACGACTCCGACCCAGGCCAAGGCGAGCCGGGGGCGCAAGACGCCGACCCTGGATCAGTATGGCCGGGATCTCACGGAGCTGGCCCGGGAGGGCAAGCTCGACCCGGTGATCGGCCGGGAGCGCGAGATCCAGCGGGTCATCCAGGTGCTGTCGCGGCGTACCAAGAACAATCCCGTGCTCATTGGGGAGCCGGGTGTGGGCAAGACCGCCATCGCGGAGGGGCTCGCACAGAAGATCGTGGCCGGCGACGTGCCGGAGACCCTGCTCAACAAGCGGGTCGTCACGCTGGACCTGGCGGCCGTGGTCGCCGGTTCCAAGTTCCGGGGCGAGTTCGAGGAACGGCTCAAGAAGGTGATGGACGAGATCCGCAACTCCGGCGACGTCATCCTGTTCATCGACGAGCTCCACACCATCATCGGAGCCGGCGCGGCGGAGGGGGCCATCGATGCCTCCAACATCCTCAAGCCGGCGCTGGCGCGCGGGGAGCTGCAGGCGATCGGCGCCACGACCCTCGACGAGTACCGCAAGCACATCGAGAAGGACGCGGCGCTGGAGCGGCGGTTCCAGCCCATCATGGTGGATGAGCCGACGGTCGACGAGACCATCGCCATCCTGCAGGGCTTGCGCGATCGCTACGAGGCGCACCACCGGGTCAAGATCACGGACGAGGCGCTGCGGGCTGCCGCACGGTTGTCCGACCGCTACGTGAGCGACCGATTCCTGCCCGACAAGGCCATCGACCTCGTAGACGAGGCGGCCTCCAAGGTGCGGCTGCAGGCGCTGGTGGCGCCACCGGAGTTGAAACAGCTCGAGGAGGCCATCCAGGAGCTCCAGACCGAGAAGGAAGCGGCCATCAAGAACGAAGAGTTCGAGAAGGCGGCGAGCCTGCGCGACAAGGAGCAGCGGATGCGGGAAGAGCTGGAGCGCAAGCGGCAGGAGTGGAAGTCCAGCCGCAGCCGCACCGAGGGCGTCGTGACCGACGAGGACATCGCGCAGGTGGTCTCGGCGTGGACCGGCATCCCCGTCTCCAAGCTGCAACAGGAGGAGACCGAGCGCCTGTTGCACCTGGAGGAGGTGCTGCACCAGCGGGTCGTGGCCCAGGACGAGGCCATCGACGCCGTGTCGCGAGCGATCCGGCGGGCCCGGGCCGGGCTCAAGGATCCGAAGCGGCCCATCGGCTCGTTCATCTTCCTCGGGCCGACCGGCGTGGGCAAGACGGAGCTGGCGCGGGCGCTGGCCGAGGCGCTGTTCGGCGACGAGGATGCCATGATCCGGATCGACATGTCCGAGTACATGGAGCGGCACACCGTCTCGCGGCTGGTGGGCGCACCGCCCGGCTACGTGGGTTACGAGGAGGGCGGCCAGCTCACCGAGCGGGTCCGCCGCCGCCCCTACTCGGTCATCCTGCTCGACGAGATTGAAAAGGCACATCCGGAGGTGTTCAACATCCTGCTCCAGGTGCTGGAAGACGGGCGCCTGACCGACGCGAAGGGGCGCACCGTGGACTTTCGCAACACGGTGGTCATCATGACCTCCAACGTCGGCGCCCAGGAGATCCACCGCCAGGCGCGCCTGGGCTTCCGGGCCGTGGAGGACGAAAAAGAGAGCTACGACACGATGAAGAAGAAGGTGCTGGAAGAGCTGCGGAGGACCTTCCGGCCCGAGTTCCTCAACCGGATCGACGAGGTGATCGTCTTCCACGCCCTCAACAAGGAGCACATCCGCCAGATCATCGAGATCATGCTGAAGCAGGTGGTCAAGGAGATCAACGAGCGGGGGGTGCAGGTGGAGTTCACCGACGCCGCCAAGGAGGTGCTGGCGGACGAGGGCTTCGACGCCGACTACGGAGCCCGGCCCCTGCGCCGTGCCATCCAGCGCCTGGTGGAAAACCCGCTGTCCGACGAAATGCTGCGGGGACGGTTCAAGGAGGGGGATACCATCGTGGTGGACGCCGCCGACGGCTCCATCACGTTCAACAAGAAGACCGAGATGGCCCAGGCCTCGAGAGCCTGAGCAAACGGCGCAGGGCCGGCGTCAACCGAGGCGCCGGCCCTGCGCCGTTTGGGACGGGGGTCGCCCAGACAAGCTAGGGCCGGAGCCAGCCAGCGACCGGGAGGGAAGGCGCGTGCACGACATGGACGGGTCGACGCTACGCCCCATGGGGGAGGCGGCAGCGCCGGGACCGGACGGCGGGCCGAGCCCCATCAGGCCGCCCAAAGTCGGCATCGTGGGCACCGGCCTGGTCGGGTCCACCATCGCTTACACGCTCTTGGTCAAGGGCCCGCATTGCGAGCTGGTCCTCGTGGACGTCAACCGGGACAAGGCCGAGGGCGACGCCATGGATCTGCGCCACGGCATGCCCCTGGCCGGGCCGATGCCCATCCGTGCCGGCGACTATGCCGAACTGGCGGGAGCGGACGTGGTGATCCTCTCGGCGGGTGTGGCGCAGCGCCCGGGCGAAACGCGCCTCGATCTGCTCAAACGCAACGCCCGGATCACGACGGAGGTGGTCCGGCAGGTGGTGCGCTTCGCTCCGCACGCCATCCTCCTCGTGGTCACCAACCCGGTCGACGTCCTCAGCTACGTGGCGCAGAAGACGAGCGGGCTCCCCCCTTCCCGGGTCATCGGCAGCGGCACGCTCCTCGACACCATGCGGTTGCGCTACCTCCTGGGCGAGTACTTCGGTTGCGACCCGAGAAGCGTCCACGCCTACGTCATAGGGGAGCACGGAGACAGCGAGATCCCCGTCTGGAGCCTGGCCAACATCGCGGGCGTCCGCATCTCCGAGCTGGGCCCGCGGTGGGAGCGGGGACGGGTGCAGGAAGACCTGGCCCGGATTTTCGAGGAGGTGCGCACCGCCGCCTACCAGATCATCCAGCGCAAGGGGGCGACCTACTACGGCATCGCTCTGGCCGTCGCGCGGCTCGTGGAGAGCATCCTGTACCACCAGCACTCGGTGCTGACCGTCTCGACCCTGGTCGACGGGTGGCACGGCATCGACGACGTCTACCTGGGCATGCCTTGCGTGGTGGGCCGATCGGGCATCGAGCGCATGGTGGATCTCCCGCTCGCCCCCGAGGAGCTGCGGGCGCTCGAGCGGTCCGCCTCGGTGCTCAAGCAGGCGATCTCGGAAGTGCTGGGAGCCACGGTCGAGGAGGTCCCGGGGCAGACGACGTAGGCAGCGGCCAGCGTCGCCGCCCCGGCGAAGAAGGGCGCCTCGAGCCCGGCCACGTCTCCGAGCACGCCGCCCGCGAAAGGACCGAGGACCGCACCGAGGCCGTTGATGGCCTGCAGCACCCCGAAGGTCCTGCCCCGGTGACGGGCCTCCACGGTGGTGGCGATGAGGACGCTGGAGGCGACCACCACCAGGCTGGCCACCAGGCCGAAGGCGAACCGGATCGTCCCCAGCCAGAGGGTATGGGGCACCACCGGGTGCAGGGCGTATACGCCCGCCGAGACCAGCAGCCCCAGGCGCAACGCCGTGAGCGGGGCCCGGTCGGTGAAGCGGGAAGCCAGGGGCGACCCGACGGCGGTGGCGACCCCTACCGCCGAGTAGACGACGCCCGTGATCAGGTTGACGTTGTGGGTGGCCAGGCGGGCGATGTAAAGGGGCAGCGTGGGCTGGACCAGCACCTGCGCCGCCGTGAAGAGCAGCTGGACGGCGAACAGCCCCCGGAGCGTCCGGTTTTGCAGCACTTCGCGGACGTCCGCGCGCACCTGGGCCCGCACGCCCGAGACGGAAAGCGGCGACGCGTCGGCCTGCACTTGCTCCTCGAGCCGCAGCACCAGCGGCAGGAGGCCTGCCACGAGCAGCAGCCCCGCCGACAGCAGCATGGTGCCCCGGGCGCCCACCATCTCCGAGGCGATCCCGCCGACCAGGGGCCCGGTGATGAGCCCGGCGGCCGCCACTCCCTGCAAGACGCCCAGAGCGCGTCCGAGGGAGGCGTCAGGGGTATTGCTCGCTACCAGCGTGTTGGCGGCCGGGATGTACCCTGCGAGAAGGCCGTTGACGGCCCGCCAGAGCGCGAGCTCCCACACCGAATGGGAGAAAGCCATCAGCCCGTACGTGGCGGCGATGCCGAGCCCCGCCCGGATCATCATGGGGCGCTTGCCCACCCGATCCGAGAGCGAGCCCCAGACGGGAGCCATCAGGCTCGAAGTCAGGAAGTTGACGGCGAACACGACCCCGGACCACAGCCCGACGTTGCGCTCGACGCCCACCTCCACCAGCAGCGCGGGAAGGAACGGCACGATGATGGAGAAGCCGATCTGAGCGATGAATACTCCTATGGTGACGATGACGAGATTGCGCCGCCAGTTGATCAAGACGCCCGCCGCCCGCTGCCCATTTAAGCATACCCGCGACCGGAAAGCCAGCACCGGCTGAAGGCCCGGCCCGCAGGGACGCGATGGTATAATGGGCCGCAAGAGAAGGAGTGAGGCTGGCGAAGTGAGCACGCATACCGTCTTCTCCGGCATCCAGCCCAGCGGCGGCATCCACGTGGGTAACCTCCTCGGAGCGCTGCGCAACTGGGTGAGCCTGCAGGACCAGTATCCCTGCTACTTCTGCATCGTCGACTACCACGCCATCACCGTGCCGTACGATCCCCGGGAGCTGCCCCAGCGGGTGAGGGACGCGGTCCTGGTCAACGTGGCGGCGGGGCTGGACCCCAACCGCTCGGTCATCTTCGTCCAGTCCCAGGTGCCGCAGCACACCGAACTGGCCTGGCTGTTCAACTGCATCACCCCCCTCGGGCAGCTGCAGCGCATGACGCAGTTCAAAGACAAAGCCCGCCAGCATGCCGAGGCCGTCAACGCCGGGCTGCTCAACTACCCGGTGCTGCAGGCGGCCGACATCCTGCTGTACAAGGCCGACCTGGTGCCCGTCGGCGAAGACCAGGTCCAGCACATCGAGCTGACGCGGGACATCGCCCGCCGCTTCAACAGCCTCTTCGGCCCGACCTTCCCGGAGCCCGAGGCCTACCTGGCCAAGGGAGCCCGGATCATGGCGCTGGACGATCCCACCCGCAAGATGTCCAAGAGCGAACCCCGGGGAGCCATCGGCATGCTCGATCCGCCCGAGGTGATCCGGGAGAAAGTGCGCTCGGCCGTGACCGATCCCGGCCCGGCGGGCGCCGAGATGAGCCCGGGGGTCCTCAACCTCTTCACCCTGCTGGAACTGACCGCCCCCGCGGACGTGGTTGCGCACTTCCGGGCGGCGTACTCCGACGGCACCATCCGCTACGTGGAACTCAAGCAAGCGCTGGCCGACGCCTTGGTGGAGCTCGTGACGCCCATCCAGGAGCGTTACCGGGAGCTCAGCGCCCGGCCCGGCACGGTGGAAGAGGTCCTGGCGGCCGGCGGGGAACGGGCGCGCAAGGTCGCCTCCCAGGTGCTGGCCGAGGTCCGGGATCGGATGGGGCTGCCTGTTTGGGCCTCCGTCGCCGGCCGGTGAGCGGCCGGCGGCCGGCCATGCGCCGGAGGAGGCCGGCGCGGATCGGGCGTATGGAAGAGACGGGGCCATCAGCGACGCATCGGGGGGAGCGGTATGCGCAGGGTGATGCTGGTGGGCGCGGCCCGGACGCCGATCGGTTCTTTCCTGGGGAGTTTGAGCCCGCTTTCAGCGCCGCAGCTCGGGGCCGTTGCCGTTCGTGGTGCGCTCGAGCGGGCGGGCGTCTCGCCGGATCAGGTCGACGAGGTCATCATGGGCAACGTCATCTCCGCAGGCCTCGGGCAGGCCCCTGCCCGTCAGGCCGCGTTGCTGGCCGGGCTCCCGCGTAAGGTCGAGTGCCTGACCATCAACAAGATGTGCGGTTCCGGGCTCAAGGCGGTCATGCTGGCGGCGCAGGCCATCGCGGTTGGCGACGCCGACGTCGTGGTCGCGGGGGGCATGGAGAGCATGTCCAACGCCCCGTACGTGCTGGCCGGAGGGCGAGGCGGCCTGCGAATGGGGCACGCGCGGCTGCTGGACGCCATGATCCACGACGGGCTTTGGGACGTCTACAACGACTGCCACATGGGCAGTTGCGCGGAGCGACTCGCCCGCCGGCGCGGCTACACGCGCCAGGCGCAGGACGAGTACGCCTTGAGGAGCTACCGGAGGGCGCAGGCGGCTGCCCGGGAGGGCTGGTCGGCCGAGGAGATCGTGCCGGTCAGGGTACCCACTCGCAAGGGGGCGGAGCCGGAGGTAGCGGCGGACGAAGAGCCCGGGCGGCTCGTCGAAAGCCGGTTCCGGGAGTTGCGCCCGGCTTTCGAAGAGGGGGGCACCGTCACGGCAGGCAATGCGTCCAGCATCAGCGACGGTGCGGCGGCGGTCGTGGCCGTGGCCGAAGAGGTGGCCGAGCGGTGGCACCTGCGCCCCCTGGGCCGGGTCGTCGCTCAGGCCGCCTCGGCCACGGATCCGGAGTGGTTCACCCTCGCTCCCATCGCCGCCGTGAGGAAAGTGCTGGAAAAGGCCCGCCTGTCGGTGCAGGACATCGACCTGTTCGAGATCAACGAGGCCTTCTCCGTCGTTCCCATGGCCGCCATCGACGAGCTCGGGCTCGACCCGGAGCGGGTCAACGTCCGGGGCGGGGCGGTCGCCCTCGGCCATCCCATCGGCGCAAGCGGTGCCCGCGTGCTCGTCACCCTGCTCTATGCCATGCAGCGCCAGCAGGCCCGGTTCGGGCTGGCCACCCTGTGCATCGGGGGCGGAGAAGCCGTCGCCATGGTCGTCGAGCGGGCCGCGTAGGGGCCGCGAGGCCGGCCCCTCTCGTCTCAGCCGATGGGCAGCCCCGGCTCGCATGGACGGTCGGGTCGCAGCAGGACGACCCGGCCGTCGCTTTCCATGGCGCCCAGCACCAGGACCTCGGAGCGAAACCCGGCGACCAGGCGCGGCGGGAAGTTGACGACCGCCACGACCAGGGTACCGACGAGGCTGTCCGGCTCGTAGTAGTGCGTGATCTGGGCGCTGGACCGGCGGATGCCGAGCGGTCCGAAGTCGATGGTGAGCTGGTAGGCCGGCCTGCGGGCCTTGGGTGCGGGCCGGGCCTCGAGGATGCGACCCACGCGGATGTCGAGGCTCTGGAACACCTCGACGCCTACGGTGGGCTTGGGCAGGGCAGCGGTCTCGTGGGCTGCCTGCCGGGAGCCGGGGTCCTGCGGTTGCGCGTCGTGCATACCGGTACCTCCCCCCGTGATAGCCCGAGCAGCGAGCCTGTACGGCGAGCTTTTCGCCTTGCCGGCGCTGCGCTCGGCCTCGGGCGCGTTGTGAGCGCCGTCACCGCGATCTATAATGCAAGAGTGGGAGCCTGGGGTGTCCTGCCGGTACCCGGATTGCGCGGCGGCACCGGGCTTTCGTGCTCGCGGCGACGTGGCCTGCCTGGCAAGAGGGAGTGGACGCCACCGGTTTGGCCGAGACCCGAGAGGAAACATTGACCCGGGTGCTGCGCATGGTGGCCCCCGGCACGCCGTTACGTGAAGGCCTCGAAAACATCCTTCGGGCCCGCACGGGAGCGCTGATCGTCGTCGGCGACGACCCCCAGGTCCTGGAGTTGGTGGATGGTGGCTTCCATGTGGACACGCCTCTCAACCCCTCTGCCCTGTACGAGCTGGCGAAGATGGACGGGGCCATCATCCTGAGCTCGGACGCGGAGCGCATCCTGTACGCCAACACGCAGCTCAACCCCGACCCCATGATCCCTACCTTCGAGACGGGCACCCGGCATCGCTCGGCGGAGCGCATGGCCCGCCAGACGGGGCAACTGGTCATCTCCATCTCCCAGCGGCGCAACATGGTGACCCTTTACAAGGGCGAGGTGAAGTACGTCCTCCAGGACGTGGGCGTCATCCTGGCCAAGGCCAACCAGGCGCTGTCGACGCTGGACCGGTATCGGACCGTGTTGGAGCAGTCCCTCATCAACCTTTCCGCACTGGAGTTTGAAGACCTGGCCACGTGGATGGACGTGACCACGGTGCTGCAGCGGGCTCAGATGGTGGCCCGGATCGCGCGGGAGATCGAGCGCTACGTGGTTGAACTGGGGACCGAGGGCCGCCTCGTCGCCATGCAGATGGAGGAGTTGACGGCCGAGGTCCAGGACGAAGGGCCTCTGGTCATGCGGGACTACTGGGTCGGCCAGGACGGCCGGCATCCCGAGGATGCCTGGCGCGATCTGTGCCGCTCCGACTCCGACGAGCTCCTGGATCCGGTCACGATCCTGAAGAGCATGGGTCACGTGCAGACTCCGAGCATGGAAACGTCCGTCACGCCCAGGGGTTACCGGATCCTGCACAAGATCCCCCGCCTTCCGATGCCGGTCATCGAAAATCTTGTAAAGAAGTTTCAGCGCTTGCCCCACATCCTCACCGCTTCCATCGACCAGCTGGACGACGTCGAGGGGATCGGCGAGGTCAGGGCCAAGGCGATCAAGGAGGGGCTTCATCGCCTGCGGGAGCAGGTGCTGCTGGATCGGCACCTGTAGGCGGAGCGTGCCGCCTTGGTACGGTGGGAAAGAGAGCCCGGATGCGTACGGTCGAGCATGACCTATCTAGAATCGTGTAGAAGTGCGTCATCTGCTCTACGGCGCCGTAATTTGACAGGAACCGCCAGGAGTGGTACCCTGTGATAGGGTGCGGTGTCGCGGTTCGACGGGAGGTCATGGTCGATTGGTGACGTTCAAGGTCGGCGACAAAGTCGTCTACCCGATGCACGGCGCGGGTATCATCGAGGCCATCGAAGAGCGTGAGGTGCTGGGGCAGCGCCAGCAATACTACATCATGAAGCTGCCCATGGGCGACATGCAGGTCATGATCCCGCTGCGTAGCGTCGAGGAAGTGGGCCTGCGCGAGGTGATCAGCCCCGAAGAGGTCAACCGCGTCTTCGACGTGCTCCAGGGCGAGCGCACGAAGATGTCGCAAAACTGGAACCGGCGCTACCGGGCCAACCTGGAGAAGATCAAGAGCGGCGACATCTTCGAGGTGGCCGAGGTGGTCCGCAACCTCGCGCTGCGTGACAAGGAAAAGGGGCTCTCCACCGGTGAGCGCCGCATGCTGGACAGCGCCCGGCAGATCCTCATCTCCGAGCTGGTACTGGCTCAGGGGCTCCCGGCGGGAGAGGTCGAGCGGAGGATCAACGAGGTTCTCGGCTGAGATGCATGGCCGGTTGCCACCGACGCGGCACGGGGGTGAGCGCGCGGCATGCTATCGGCCTTTCTCCGTTGGCTACTGGCAGCCGTAGGCGCGGTTGCCGGTTACCGGCTGGGAGCGCTCATGGCCGGTGACCTGCCGTGGCTCGATCGCCTCGGGACGGGCCAGCTGCGGCTGGTCCTCCCCCTCGCCCTGGCGCTGCTCGGCTTGCTGGCGGGTGGCGCCATCTCCCGGTGGATCGAGGCAATGTTGGGCCTCATCACTTCGAGGCTCCATCGCACCCCCGTGCAGGACCTCCTGTGGGGCACGGTCGGCCTGGTGGCCGGCCTGGTCATCGCGTTCTTGCTGACTCTCCCCATTCCGAGGGACATACCGGTGGTGGGCGACCTCATCCCGTTCGTCGTTACGGCCGGGGCCGCCTACGTCGGCATGATGGTCGGGGTACGCAAGCGGGAGGAGTTGAGCTCGCTCTTTCGCACCCGGACCCGGGTGGATAGCAGCGCCTCCGAGCCCGGCGCGTCCGGCGAGGAGATCCCTCAGGACCACGCCCCATCCAAAGAGGTCGGGTACAACGGCGCGGCGCCCATCGTGCTCGACACGAGCGCCATCATTGACGGGCGCATCGGCGACATCTGCCGGACAGGCTTCCTCGACGGCAAGCTCGTCGTCCCGAGCTTCGTCATCGGGGAGCTGCAGCGGGTGGCCGACTCCACCGATCCCCTCCGCCGCAACCGGGGCCGGCGCGGCCTCGACATGTTGAGCCGGCTGCAGAAGGAGCCACGGGTGCGGGTGGAGATCGTGGAGGACGAAAGCCGGGGAGACGTGGACCAGCGCCTGGTGAAGCTGGCCCGGAAGCTGCAGGCCCGCGTGGTCACCAGCGATTACAACCTCAACAAGGTGGCCTCGATCCACGGCGTGGCGGTGCTCAACGTCAACGAGCTGGCCAACGCGCTCAAGCCGGTGGTGCTCCCGGGCGAGGAGATGAGCGTGCAGCTGATCCGGGACGGCAAGGAACAGGGCCAGGGCGTCGGTTACCTGGATGACGGTACCATGATCGTCGTGGACGGGGGCCGCAAGCACATCGGGGAGACGGTCGATGTCACCGTCACGAGCGTGCTGCAGACGCCGGCCGGCCGGCTCATCTTCGCCCGCCCCAAGTCGCCTGACCGGGTTGGCCGCCCGTCATGACCGGCACGGTGGCGGTGGTGGTGGCTGCCGGCCAGGGGCGCCGGATGCAGGACCGCTGGCAGGGCTCGGTCACCATGGGGTTCGTGTCGATGCCCGTGGCCAAGCAGTTCCTGCCGGTGCAGGGCAAACCGCTGGTCTGGTGGGCCCTCGACGTCATGGAGCGGGCGGACGTCATCGACTCGGTGGTGCTGGTGGTACCCGAAGGCAACGTGGAGTGGGTTCGCGGCGAGATCGTGGAGCGCTTGCACCTGAGCAAGGTGCACAGCGTCGTGGCCGGCGGGGTCACCCGGCAGGAGTCGGTCTTCCGGGCCCTGCAGCACCTCCAGGCGTCTTCGGCTTCCTGCGACTACGTGGTGGTCCACGACGGGGTGCGCCCGCTCGTGAGTGAGGCGGAGGTCGCCTCGGTCCTCGAAGAGGCCCGCCGCTATGGGGCCGCTACCCTGGGGGTGCCGGCGCGGGAGACGATCAAGGTCGTGGACCCCAAGGGGCTGGTGGTACTTACTCCCCAGCGCGACCGGCTCTGGAGCATCCAGACGCCCCAGGCGTTCCGGTTCCGCCTGCTGGTCGAGGCGCATGCCATGGCCAGGGCCAGGGGCTATGCCGGCAGCGACGACTGCTCGCTGGTGGAGGCGCTGGGCGAGCCGGTGCGGGTCGTTGCAGGCTCCCAGGCCAACATCAAGGTCACCTGCCCGGAGGACCTGGTGATGGTCGAGGCGTTGCTGGCCCGCCGCCGCGAGCTGGAGGAGCCGGGTGGCGGGGGGCGCAATGGCAACCGGTGACGCGGGCGGGCCGTCCGCGCCCGTTCCGGGGGCGGTGCGAGTCGGCCTGGGCTTCGACGTGCACCCCCTGGTGCCGGGCCGGCCCCTGCGCCTCGGGGGGGTGGAGATCCCCTTTCCCCTGGGACTGGCCGGTCACTCCGACGGGGATGCCCTGTTGCACGCGGTGATCGACGGCCTGCTCGGAGCTGCGAATGCGGGCGACATCGGCTCCCTCTTTCCCGACACGGACACGTCCATCGCCGGGATCGACAGCCGGGAGATGCTGCGGGAGGCAGGCCGGCTGGTGGCGGAGCGGGGCTGGACGGTGAGCTTCGTCGACGCCGTGGTCGTGGCGGCACAGCCCCGGTTGGCGCCGTACCGGGAGGCCATGGCGGCAGCGATCCGGGAGAGCCTGAACATGCCTCACCTCGAGGTATCCGTCAAGGGGAAGAGCGGCCAGGGGCTCGAGCCCCTGGAAGGCGGCAAGGCGATCGCCTGCCTGGCGACCGTTACCCTGGTACGTCAGCGGCCATCTTGACTTTTCCTTCACCTCGTGGTATCCCTGTCGTCGGCGAGATACCCTACCCGGTAGGGGCATTCCGTCTCGCACGGGAGGCAACGCAAACGCATGGCGTTC is from Limnochorda sp. L945t and encodes:
- a CDS encoding acetyl-CoA C-acetyltransferase; translated protein: MRRVMLVGAARTPIGSFLGSLSPLSAPQLGAVAVRGALERAGVSPDQVDEVIMGNVISAGLGQAPARQAALLAGLPRKVECLTINKMCGSGLKAVMLAAQAIAVGDADVVVAGGMESMSNAPYVLAGGRGGLRMGHARLLDAMIHDGLWDVYNDCHMGSCAERLARRRGYTRQAQDEYALRSYRRAQAAAREGWSAEEIVPVRVPTRKGAEPEVAADEEPGRLVESRFRELRPAFEEGGTVTAGNASSISDGAAAVVAVAEEVAERWHLRPLGRVVAQAASATDPEWFTLAPIAAVRKVLEKARLSVQDIDLFEINEAFSVVPMAAIDELGLDPERVNVRGGAVALGHPIGASGARVLVTLLYAMQRQQARFGLATLCIGGGEAVAMVVERAA
- a CDS encoding tRNA-binding protein gives rise to the protein MHDAQPQDPGSRQAAHETAALPKPTVGVEVFQSLDIRVGRILEARPAPKARRPAYQLTIDFGPLGIRRSSAQITHYYEPDSLVGTLVVAVVNFPPRLVAGFRSEVLVLGAMESDGRVVLLRPDRPCEPGLPIG
- the disA gene encoding DNA integrity scanning diadenylate cyclase DisA, translated to MAETREETLTRVLRMVAPGTPLREGLENILRARTGALIVVGDDPQVLELVDGGFHVDTPLNPSALYELAKMDGAIILSSDAERILYANTQLNPDPMIPTFETGTRHRSAERMARQTGQLVISISQRRNMVTLYKGEVKYVLQDVGVILAKANQALSTLDRYRTVLEQSLINLSALEFEDLATWMDVTTVLQRAQMVARIAREIERYVVELGTEGRLVAMQMEELTAEVQDEGPLVMRDYWVGQDGRHPEDAWRDLCRSDSDELLDPVTILKSMGHVQTPSMETSVTPRGYRILHKIPRLPMPVIENLVKKFQRLPHILTASIDQLDDVEGIGEVRAKAIKEGLHRLREQVLLDRHL
- a CDS encoding CarD family transcriptional regulator; this encodes MTFKVGDKVVYPMHGAGIIEAIEEREVLGQRQQYYIMKLPMGDMQVMIPLRSVEEVGLREVISPEEVNRVFDVLQGERTKMSQNWNRRYRANLEKIKSGDIFEVAEVVRNLALRDKEKGLSTGERRMLDSARQILISELVLAQGLPAGEVERRINEVLG
- a CDS encoding PIN/TRAM domain-containing protein; this translates as MAGDLPWLDRLGTGQLRLVLPLALALLGLLAGGAISRWIEAMLGLITSRLHRTPVQDLLWGTVGLVAGLVIAFLLTLPIPRDIPVVGDLIPFVVTAGAAYVGMMVGVRKREELSSLFRTRTRVDSSASEPGASGEEIPQDHAPSKEVGYNGAAPIVLDTSAIIDGRIGDICRTGFLDGKLVVPSFVIGELQRVADSTDPLRRNRGRRGLDMLSRLQKEPRVRVEIVEDESRGDVDQRLVKLARKLQARVVTSDYNLNKVASIHGVAVLNVNELANALKPVVLPGEEMSVQLIRDGKEQGQGVGYLDDGTMIVVDGGRKHIGETVDVTVTSVLQTPAGRLIFARPKSPDRVGRPS
- the ispD gene encoding 2-C-methyl-D-erythritol 4-phosphate cytidylyltransferase codes for the protein MTGTVAVVVAAGQGRRMQDRWQGSVTMGFVSMPVAKQFLPVQGKPLVWWALDVMERADVIDSVVLVVPEGNVEWVRGEIVERLHLSKVHSVVAGGVTRQESVFRALQHLQASSASCDYVVVHDGVRPLVSEAEVASVLEEARRYGAATLGVPARETIKVVDPKGLVVLTPQRDRLWSIQTPQAFRFRLLVEAHAMARARGYAGSDDCSLVEALGEPVRVVAGSQANIKVTCPEDLVMVEALLARRRELEEPGGGGRNGNR
- the ispF gene encoding 2-C-methyl-D-erythritol 2,4-cyclodiphosphate synthase: MATGDAGGPSAPVPGAVRVGLGFDVHPLVPGRPLRLGGVEIPFPLGLAGHSDGDALLHAVIDGLLGAANAGDIGSLFPDTDTSIAGIDSREMLREAGRLVAERGWTVSFVDAVVVAAQPRLAPYREAMAAAIRESLNMPHLEVSVKGKSGQGLEPLEGGKAIACLATVTLVRQRPS